Part of the Molothrus ater isolate BHLD 08-10-18 breed brown headed cowbird chromosome 34, BPBGC_Mater_1.1, whole genome shotgun sequence genome is shown below.
ACGTTCATCACTCCCACAGGACTGaagccaccatttaatgggactgctgccaccaccctgaagagcaacagggtgtcaggttatatcctgactctgtcagtttaaggcagtgtttctgcatcattgccttgatcttcattttcttattaaattgtaatCCTGGTTAAGACCCTCCCCAGGTTTGCCTTCAAACAAGTACAAAATTCAATGTACTTAtcccttgttttcttctcaaaacaGGATTTTCCATCCCGTAAACTTGgccagatggaggaggaggctgtgaggaagaagaaggtgccccaggagccccaggcaggtgaggaggaagtcagtgcccctttccccctctctcctgctccatctcccagcccagcacagcccccggctgtaggacaaccctgctgccaaccccgtcctgccggggatgcactggggggatctccttccccttctctctggcacggaggcaaatcccatcctctccttgtccttcctcccccagggaagaagatgaggatggagaccagggaggGCAAATCCCTGTGGCAGAATCTCGTGGAAGAGCCCATTTTGAGTGGCTCCACGGTGCAGAATTCCAACAGGGAGGACAAGTTCCAGAGATCCTACAGGAGAAGGggctccaaacccagcccagggtgctctgaggaggaaagacccaacctgagccaggaaggtggacagagcttcagccagagctcagagctggtggtccCTGAGCAGCTTCATGCGGATGAGAGGCCCTTTTACTGCCCTGATTGCGGAAAGGGCTTCCAGTGCAACTCCTACCTCATCAggcaccagcgcatccacactggggagagacCCTACGAGTGCCCCAcgtgtgggaagaggtttcagaccagctcaAATCTCCGCCTGCATGAGCGGATTCACGCGGATGAGAGGCCCTTTTACTGCCCTGACTGCGGAAAGGGCTTCAAGCTCAACTCCTACCTCATCAggcaccagcgcatccacactggggagagacCCTACGAGTGCCCCAcgtgtgggaagaggtttcacaCCAGCTCAAATCTCCGCCTGCATGAGCGGATTCACGCGGATGAGAGGCCCTTTTACTGCCCTGACTGCGGAAAGGGCTTCAAGCTCAACTCCACCCTCATCAggcaccagcgcatccacactggggagagacCCTACGAGTGCCCCAcgtgtgggaagaggtttcagaccagctcaAATCTCCGCCTGCATGAGCGGATTCACGCGGATGAGAGGCCCTTTTACTGCCCTGATTGCGGAAAGGGCTTCCAGTGCAACTCCTACCTCATCAggcaccagcgcatccacactggggagagacCCTACGAGTGCCCCAcgtgtgggaagaggtttcagaccagctcaAATCTCCGCCTGCATGAGCGGATTCACGCGGATGAGAGGCCCTTTTACTGCCCTGACTGCGGAAAGGGCTTCAAGCGCAACTCCACCCTCGTCAcccaccagcgcatccacactggggagaggccctacgagtgtccccagtgtgggaagagcttcacccGCAGCTCGCACTTGACAAAACACCAACGGAGCCACCAGTAAATGAAGCCCTGCAAATGCCTCGattgcaggaacagcttcatgCACCACTCCAATTTCAACCCCCATGGGAGAACCCACATTGGAAAGAGCCCTGGTGAtccatgttccctgtgatccatgctgggaagacacctgTACCTTGTCCTGCCCTTGCCAATGACCTGATGTGGGATGGAAGAACATGAGGGTCTGGCCATGGCCATGTCATTacattcactcccacctcaggtcattgcctgggacaggaaagggactctttctctctctccctgaggagaagggtgtcctttccaggtAAGAAATATTGTAGCCAGGCAGACCCTGTGAGTTGTGTTGTAGTTTTCCctgtaaacagttttatttatccCTTCTGTTATCAATATTGTTTCGGTTCCTGTTTGTTCCTTATCTCGTTGCTGTTCCCATTAAATTGTTCTTAACCCAGTCCGGgatctttgctttttctgctttccatgggaggcgggagggcagtgagggcagcgcggttttagcaggagcaggaaattggggaatcccattcctgaagcctggcccgtggaaaccgagcatcccagctggtggcagccctggtggccatggcagcagccttgggagcgggtcccaggctggggctgtgggaacctcttccctctggtgcccagggacaggagtggagggagcggctgcagctgagtcgggCCAGGCTCAGCTTgcatgtcaggaaaaggtttttgcccagaggctgctggggccctggccaggctccccagggaaggctcccagctccagggctctctgagctgcagcagcgtttggccagcgctgccaggcccaggcgggcattgttggggtgtcctgtgcagggccagcagttggactggaggatcctgatgggtccctcccagctcagccaattctgtgcttctgggatcccatcagcctggggatggggctgccaatggttgccatggcaaccgcctctggctgcaggcctgagctggtgtccatggcaaccacccctggcatggggtctccatggagctgccaagggactgagcaAAGCAACaaggggctggtgatggttgccatggaaactgaccatagcaacaggggactggtgatggttgccatggtaactgagcatagcaacagggggaTGGTCATGGT
Proteins encoded:
- the LOC118700684 gene encoding zinc finger protein 239-like; protein product: MGHEHHEVTPGHAPVRGFQCNSYLIRHQRIHTGERPYECPTCGKRFQTSSNLRLHERIHADERPFYCPDCGKGFKLNSYLIRHQRIHTGERPYECPTCGKRFHTSSNLRLHERIHADERPFYCPDCGKGFKLNSTLIRHQRIHTGERPYEPFYCPDCGKGFQCNSYLIRHQRIHTGERPYECPTCGKRFQTSSNLRLHERIHADERPFYCPDCGKGFKRNSTLVTHQRIHTGERPYECPQCGKSFTRSSHLTKHQRSHQGQNPRCQPLVYGEIKDLSSSGLL